The genomic interval TTGCCTCGCAACGCTCGACCACGAGGCGTTTCTAAATGCTCCTCTGATATGCCCGGCGGTATTGTGTGGGCGAACTTGTAGCCGAAGCTCGCCCGATTGAGACGGCCCATGACCGCCAGCTCTCCGACTAAGAAATGCTCCTGAAACGTGCTGCACGTGGAGAAGACGTCCGCTCGCAGAAGAACCGGTCGCTCCATTCCCCAGAAGTGGTTTATGAAGGAATTATCCTTATAGACGTATGCCTTGGCCTGCGCCTCGGACATCGCTCCACCCCAAAGATCGCACCAAAGCGGCAGACCAAGACCAAGCGATGCACCAATCAGCGACGGCCACTGCGACACTCCCACGACGCAATCGGGCTTGAAATCGCCCGCAAGACGCTTCAGGTCATCCAACTGGTCAGATAGAAAATAGTTCATCTCGTAATACTGTGGAGCCTGAGCGCTTCTCAATCGCAGGTAGCGCCGTCCTCTTGTTCGCCCGTAGTGAGTTGCCGAGCAGAGCCGAACCTCGTGGCCAGCCCTAACGAGTGCCGAGACTATCTGCTCCGTCCTGACGTCCGAGGCAACTGTTACCTTTGCTGACGGTTGGAACTTGGGCAGATACGTCCCAAGAACGAATACCCTAGCCATCCCCATGCGCTCCCCATCGAAATCGAATGTGATGCGGCCCCTCACGCTGCCGCGAGGGGCCGTCCTCTTACCATCTCCGAGCGCTAGATGCGACTCAACTCATACCACCCGGCCTATCGTAGCCAGTAACCACGGTGATAATTCCCCTGAAAGCAGGAGCCGGCACTCCTCATCCCACAGCCAATCCAGCACACTCCGCGAGTCTTCGTTGTCCGGGAAATTCTGGGCTATGCCCTGCAACACCATGTACAAAAGTGTGCCGTAACCAAACATGCTTGCTGGCCGAAACGACCGCAACATGACAGGCACTATCTCGTCCGAACGGCAGGCCTCGGACGGGTCAGTCTGTGCCAAAGCCTCCTTGGTGCTGCCAGCGAAGGGATACGTCTTGATAGTTCCGTCAACCTTCCGCCGCTGTTCTTCGGGGATTTGGAGCAAATACTCCCTCCCTAAATCGAGGTCGCTCTTGTCAAAATGGAGCCACCTCGGCCCGATATAGTCATTCATATAAAGCAGGCCAGTGGGCGCAAGAGCTTTGGCTATCACTGTAAAAAGATGCCCCAGATTTTCTATATGGTGCGCAAAATGCGCAACTATACACAGGTCGAATCTTCTACCGCCCAGGTCAAGATGGTTCAAATCCTGGCGCTCCAGATGCAGGTCCGTGAACGCTTTGCTGGCGCTGTCCAGACATGCCTGAGAGATATCCATGCAAGTGGCATCCAGCAAACCCTCCGTCAGGTCTGGCAGCTGGATATGTCCAGAGAGAGGCAGTTGGCCGCACCCCAACTCCAGTATCTGCACGCGCCCGGCATGATGGACGTTGCCGCTGGCCAATTGAGACCCTACTAGGTGCTGCAACATCTCGCGCTGGTCGCCCACTGGCGAACCGCACAGCCGCTCGAACACCCGCTCCATCAGGCCCGGAAAGGTGCACCAACCGGTGCGATAGTGAGCCTGCCAGTCAACGCCAGACCACTTCTCTTCGACCTTCGCAATGTCGGTCATGGAGCTGGCCAGTTAAGATCGTGCAAGTCCTCGACGGCAATGCCATAAATTGCCTTGCTCCAGATTGTCTTAGCCTCCATCTTGTCTTCACCTCGTTATGGATGTGTGAATATCGCTACATCCTGCCCTATGTGCTCAGGGCCCATGAATGATACGTTGAGCTCAAGGTGCTTTGCCCACGCTTTCAGCATCTCGTGGGTCATCATGTTGATGTATATCGCTAGGGTGGGATCAGCGCCATGCTGGACGAGCGACTCAAACTCCCACCAGTAAGCGCTATCCCAGCGTGCGAACGACACGACTATTTTGCCATCGAGCTTGATTATGCGCTTGGCCTCCAGCAGATAGCGATAGCATTCGTAGTCTATCAGATGCGTCAACACCGACGCGAACATCACGAAGTCCGCTGTGTTGTCAGGGACATCGATTGTGAAGTCGGGGATGAGCCTGAACTCATACGACGGGTCAGAGACCGACCTGCCTACTTCAAGCGTCTCTTCAACGATGTCAAATCCGAGATACTTGCCTGCTTCTGCCAGGTAGTCACCCAGAGCATGCGCCAGCCTGCCGCAGCCGCAGCCTATGTCAACCAGGAAGTGGTGTGGCTGTAGCCCAGTCGAGTTGAGTAAATCGACCTCTCGCTGGCCGACATTGTCCCAGGTATCCGAATGCCTATCGCCAGCATC from bacterium carries:
- a CDS encoding class I SAM-dependent methyltransferase, giving the protein MTDIAKVEEKWSGVDWQAHYRTGWCTFPGLMERVFERLCGSPVGDQREMLQHLVGSQLASGNVHHAGRVQILELGCGQLPLSGHIQLPDLTEGLLDATCMDISQACLDSASKAFTDLHLERQDLNHLDLGGRRFDLCIVAHFAHHIENLGHLFTVIAKALAPTGLLYMNDYIGPRWLHFDKSDLDLGREYLLQIPEEQRRKVDGTIKTYPFAGSTKEALAQTDPSEACRSDEIVPVMLRSFRPASMFGYGTLLYMVLQGIAQNFPDNEDSRSVLDWLWDEECRLLLSGELSPWLLATIGRVV
- a CDS encoding methyltransferase domain-containing protein, producing DAGDRHSDTWDNVGQREVDLLNSTGLQPHHFLVDIGCGCGRLAHALGDYLAEAGKYLGFDIVEETLEVGRSVSDPSYEFRLIPDFTIDVPDNTADFVMFASVLTHLIDYECYRYLLEAKRIIKLDGKIVVSFARWDSAYWWEFESLVQHGADPTLAIYINMMTHEMLKAWAKHLELNVSFMGPEHIGQDVAIFTHP